A region of Periplaneta americana isolate PAMFEO1 chromosome 16, P.americana_PAMFEO1_priV1, whole genome shotgun sequence DNA encodes the following proteins:
- the LOC138691684 gene encoding zinc finger protein ZFP2-like isoform X2 → MDVIKMEPEVDPLGLQPHNTYKIEENNALSKELNLLNVPSPEISDDYSSAVSEIKFEENPVPINFPVVKCEGQEGNLSHLEVSDMKTECADHSCDIKTEIKVEETTPVAISFPMVKSEVDEDLFDVDRVQQELKAEIPAEEDEVFPERIVNNVEKRVSQDCAGVNREVDQLTQCGSDNGDYSNISDINHSPIKCNLCNEVFVTPQSLKVHFDIHTDKKSFQCNVCGKYIFKICDLKKHAILHTGVKAYHCNVCGMSFRKSWNFKIHSRMHTGERPFKCEACGKCFLQMGILNKHVRIHRGEKPFRCEVCGKCFTEKVNLKKHTRKHSGDRPFKCDECGKCFLEKQVLKNHGRVHTRERPFICEVCGYNFPNLTVLKKHACTHTGDRQFKCEVCEKCFITSWELKSHSRIHTGERSFKCEVCGKGFMEKRHLSNHTRIHTGERPFKCEECGRCFSEKGHLSRHARTHTGERPFKCNVCCKCFSQSGQLRIHERIHTGERPFKCITCGKCFSDTGQLHRHARIHTGEKPFKCDTCGKCFLQKGNLRSHLRMHT, encoded by the exons atggatgtTATCAAGATGGAACCTGAGGTTGACCCATTGGGCTTACAACCACATAacacttacaaaatagaagagaataACGCTTTATCAAAG GAACTCAATTTGTTGAATGTGCCCTCACCTGAGATAAGCGATGACTACAGCAGTGCTGTCTCAGAGATCAAATTTGAAGAAAACCCAGTTCCAATTAATTTTCCCGTTGTGAAGTGTGAAGGTCAG GAAGGAAATTTATCGCATCTGGAAGTGAGTGACATGAAGACAGAATGCGCGGACCACAGTTGTGATATAAAAACAGAGATAAAAGTTGAAGAAACCACTCCAGTGGCTATTAGCTTTCCTATGGTGAAATCGGAAGTTGAT GAAGATTTGTTCGATGTGGACAGAGTTCAGCAAGAACTCAAAGCCGAAATACCTGCAGAGGAGGATGAAGTGTTCCCTGAAAG GATTGTGAATAATGTTGAGAAGCGTGTGTCACAAGATTGCGCCGGCGTTAATCGTGAAGTTGATCAGTTAACACAGTGTGGTAGCGACAATGGTGACTATTCAAATATTAGCGACATAAACCATAGTCCTAtcaaatgtaatttatgtaacGAAGTTTTTGTAACACCTCAATCACTGAAAGTTCATTTTGATATACATACAGACAAAAAGTCATTCCAATGTAATGTCTGTGGGAAGTATATctttaaaatatgtgacttaAAGAAGCATGCAATCCTGCACACTGGGGTGAAAGCATATCATTGCAATGTTTGTGGAATGTCATTTAGGAAATCATGGAATTTCAAGATacattcacgtatgcatacaggGGAgagaccattcaaatgcgaggcgtgtggaaaatgtttcttaCAAATGGGAATTTTAAACAAACATGTACGGATACACAGGGGCGAAAAGCCTTTCAGATGCGAAGTATGTGGGAAGTGTTTCACGGAGAAGGTAAATTTGAAGAAACATACACGGAAACACTCGGGCGataggccattcaaatgcgatgaaTGCGGAAAGTGTTTCTTAGAAAAGCAAGTTTTAAAGAATCATGGACGCGTACATACAAGGGAAAGGCCTTTTATAtgcgaggtgtgtggatataattTTCCTAACTTGACTGTTTTAAAGAAACATGCATGCACACACACAGGAGACAGACAATTCAAATGCGAGGTGTGCGAAAAATGTTTCATAACGTCATGGGAATTAAAGAGTCATTCACGTATCCATACAGGCGAAAGGTCCttcaaatgcgaggtgtgtggCAAGGGTTTTATGGAAAAGCGGCATTTAAGCAACCATACTCGAATACATACAGGCGAAAGGCCATTTAAGTGCGAAGAGTGTGGCAGGTGTTTTTCGGAAAAGGGACATTTAAGTAGGCATGCTAGGACACACACTGGCGAGAGGCCATTCAAATGCAATGTGTGCTGCAAGTGTTTCTCGCAATCGGGACAATTACGAATACATGAACGCATACACACcggcgaaaggccattcaaatgcattacgtgtggtaagtgtttctctgaTACGGGACAATTACACAGACATGCACGCAtacacacaggcgaaaaaccATTCAAGTGCGATACGTGTGGCAAGTGTTTTTTGCAAAAGGGAAACTTAAGAAGTCATTTACGGATGCACACTTAG
- the LOC138691684 gene encoding zinc finger protein 83-like isoform X1, whose translation MDVIKMEPEVDPLGLQPHNTYKIEENNALSKELNLLNVPSPEISDDYSSAVSEIKFEENPVPINFPVVKCEGQEGNLSHLEVSDMKTECADHSCDIKTEIKVEETTPVAISFPMVKSEVDEDLFDVDRVQQELKAEIPAEEDEVFPERIVNFVEKRVSQECVGVDREEDQLSQCGSHNGDNSNSDINHSSIKCNLCNEVFVTAQSLKVHSDLHTDNKSFQCDVCDKYFFKLCDVNKHAVVHTGWKPYHCNVCGKSFRNSWNLKMHSRLHTGVRPFKCEACGKCFIHLGLLNKHLRIHRDERPFTCEVCGKCFLAFRDLKRHSRIHTGDRLFKCEVCGKSLLEKFKLKIHALIHTGQSPFKCEVCDKSFVEMSRLKTHVRIHTGERPFKCEVCDKSFVEKYRLKIHVRKHTGERPFKCESCGKSFILKSHLKTHVHIHTGGGPFKCETCDKSFLVKSHLKTHVRIHTGERPFKCETCDKSFLVKSHLKTHVRIHTGDRPFKCEACGKSFVENSNLTSHGRIHTGQRPFKCEMCGKCFSEKGHLIRHGRIHTGERPFQCNVCWKGFSQSGLLRKHVRIHTGEIPFKCDACGKCFSEKGQLSSHTRVHT comes from the exons atggatgtTATCAAGATGGAACCTGAGGTTGACCCATTGGGCTTACAACCACATAacacttacaaaatagaagagaataACGCTTTATCAAAG GAACTCAATTTGTTGAATGTGCCCTCACCTGAGATAAGCGATGACTACAGCAGTGCTGTCTCAGAGATCAAATTTGAAGAAAACCCAGTTCCAATTAATTTTCCCGTTGTGAAGTGTGAAGGTCAG GAAGGAAATTTATCGCATCTGGAAGTGAGTGACATGAAGACAGAATGCGCGGACCACAGTTGTGATATAAAAACAGAGATAAAAGTTGAAGAAACCACTCCAGTGGCTATTAGCTTTCCTATGGTGAAATCGGAAGTTGAT GAAGATTTGTTCGATGTGGACAGAGTTCAGCAAGAACTCAAAGCCGAAATACCTGCAGAGGAGGATGAAGTGTTCCCTGAAAG GATTGTGAATTTTGTTGAGAAGCGTGTGTCACAAGAATGCGTCGGCGTTGATCGTGAAGAAGACCAGTTGTCACAGTGTGGCAGCCACAATGGTGACAATTCAAATAGCGACATAAACCATAGTTCTATCAAATGCAATTTATGCAATGAGGTTTTCGTAACAGCTCAATCACTCAAAGTTCATTCTGATTTACATACAGACAATAAGTCGTTCCAATGTGATGTCTGTgacaagtatttttttaaattgtgtgacGTAAATAAGCATGCAGTCGTTCACACTGGCTGGAAGCCGTATCACTGCAATGTGTGTGGGAAGTCATTTAGAAACTCATGGAATTTGAAAATGCATTCACGTTTGCATACAGGGGTgagaccattcaaatgcgaggcgTGTGGAAAATGTTTCATACATTTGGGACTTTTAAACAAACATTTACGGATACACAGAGACGAAAGGCCTTTCACATGCGAAGTGTGCGGAAAATGTTTCCTAGCATTTAGGGATTTAAAGAGACATTCACGGATACACACTGGCGACAGGCTATTCAAATGCGAAGTGTGTGGCAAAAGTTTGTtagaaaagtttaaattaaagatCCATGCTCTCATACATACAGGCCAAAGTCCATTCAAGTGCGAGGTGTGTGACAAGAGTTTCGTGGAAATGTCTCGCTTGAAGACGCATGTTCGCATACATACcggcgaaaggccattcaaatgcgaggtgtgtgACAAGAGTTTCGTCGAAAAGTATCGTTTAAAGATCCATGTTCGCAAACATACCGgtgaaaggccattcaaatgcgagtcATGTGGCAAGAGTTTCATTTTGAAGTCTCATTTAAAGACCCATGTTCACATACATACCGGCGGagggccattcaaatgcgagacCTGTGACAAGAGTTTCCTGGTGAAGTCTCATTTAAAGACCCATGTTCGCATACATACCGGCGAaagaccattcaaatgcgagaCCTGTGACAAGAGTTTCCTGGTGAAGTCTCATTTAAAGACCCATGTTCGCATACATACTGGCGataggccattcaaatgcgaggcgTGTGGCAAGAGTTTCGTGGAAAATTCCAATTTGACCTCCCATGGACGCATACATACCGGCCAAAGGCCATTTAAGTGCGaaatgtgtggaaagtgtttctcggaAAAGGGACATTTAATCAGGCATGGTCGGATACATACTGGCGAAAGGCCTTTTCAATGCAATGTGTGTTGGAAAGGTTTCTCGCAATCTGGATTATTACGGAAACATGTTCGCATACACACTGGCGAAATTCCATTCAAATGCGATGCGTGTGGGAAATGCTTTTCAGAAAAGGGACAGTTAAGTAGTCATACACGGGTGCACACTTAG